Proteins co-encoded in one Spirosoma endbachense genomic window:
- a CDS encoding LexA family protein — MIDTLDPIPPGNIWAIDPSERVPIPFYLSTVQAGFPNPAENFLRQRLNLQDLCVQHPDATYFVEAAGESMIEDYIYPGSILVVDAALLVESGKIIVCWVNGACTVKRFVRYGKLVVLFPSNAHYTPLYIHPETDQFLVLGVVVRIVSKPPRWDSDQLKTAQDYVRTHRRE, encoded by the coding sequence ATGATAGACACCCTTGATCCGATTCCGCCCGGTAATATCTGGGCCATTGACCCCAGTGAACGGGTACCGATCCCGTTTTATTTATCGACCGTACAGGCAGGCTTTCCCAATCCAGCAGAGAATTTTTTGCGCCAGCGGCTCAATTTGCAGGATCTCTGCGTGCAGCATCCCGATGCTACCTATTTTGTGGAAGCAGCCGGTGAAAGCATGATCGAGGACTACATCTATCCGGGCTCCATTCTGGTGGTGGATGCAGCCCTGCTCGTCGAATCGGGCAAGATCATTGTCTGCTGGGTCAACGGGGCCTGTACCGTCAAACGCTTTGTCCGCTACGGTAAGCTGGTGGTGCTCTTTCCCAGCAACGCCCACTACACTCCACTCTACATTCACCCTGAAACCGATCAGTTTCTGGTGCTGGGTGTAGTGGTACGCATTGTTTCCAAACCACCCCGCTGGGACAGTGATCAACTCAAAACCGCTCAGGACTATGTACGGACTCATCGACGTGAATAA
- a CDS encoding patatin-like phospholipase family protein — MAQSDPILIRLYKAGRQLVNYLNQKPFWHTLFEFIQLSVRKVWTIIRVLFLNHYFRGVVVILRTVWLIVLILFIGIAFLTLMDQARDVLEAMVEPSAISTWRTFIAFLVTFLCSLSTWYFTRIVFVLKNQQRYVEVELVEHLQSEQTGVGIAGEQAGTGKVPDGRGGGELTAEPMPTEEVVPLTQKTHIITTTERGRAQQTGDEGLAIDDTLFKLDDNLLKVFTRWTPLALGAIPMLTLMLALSDIKNSGIHIAILIALFFPYVLIAYFSQHYVRKSPNAVVKPMDETEVQSDDRDIQGHSLTELLPIHLSLIAVAFLFSLTWFILSTWWESNMLISRSIGPVAIVFLGLTVQVFVASVLIYLDYLFNTPLTLMIIILAAFLHNNNHQIRTLDHRNYYSKDRYDSLKIAEHFRRWLDYRIDTTTVKDSVAGPDTLYPVYLIAAEGGGVRAAHWTASVLAKLQAMDPRFFRHVFAISGASGGSVGASMFTALYRDSLVFSQDPYYATHQTSSLLTQTQSILKNDFLSPLVAAFFAPDLVQKFLPLSINSFDRAQYLEDSFSSAYYQNVNPGGDGPIHFNSLDSAFTDLWRIKNTYELPALFLNTTRVETGQKGILTHLQIANNPYFTNIIDVQDTIHQHIPYNTAAFISARFPLVTPPATVRQPNDPSEDWSSFVDGGYIDNSALETTMAVLSSILNDGNPDDKSCPPPDAAYRKLLSKVKFRVIFIKNSAQSDERNEPQTLKGFYEVTAPAKAFFNSWDNNLSSKYFITREYLKGKSSVSNQVQVDPQLYILELDRKNGTIPLGWALSPGANARINDQIKNLDQIIGRNRQNKALLKGLAIKFRAN; from the coding sequence ATGGCCCAGTCCGATCCAATTCTGATTCGTCTTTATAAGGCCGGCAGACAACTGGTCAATTACTTGAACCAAAAGCCCTTCTGGCATACCCTGTTTGAGTTTATACAGCTAAGCGTCCGTAAGGTCTGGACTATAATCCGGGTTTTATTTCTCAATCATTACTTCCGGGGCGTGGTTGTTATTCTACGCACTGTTTGGCTCATTGTGCTCATTCTTTTTATCGGCATTGCCTTTCTGACCCTGATGGACCAGGCTCGGGATGTGCTCGAAGCCATGGTCGAGCCCAGCGCCATCTCAACCTGGCGGACGTTCATTGCGTTTCTGGTGACGTTTCTATGCAGCTTGTCCACCTGGTATTTTACCCGGATCGTCTTTGTGCTGAAAAACCAGCAGCGTTACGTTGAAGTCGAACTCGTCGAGCACCTACAATCTGAGCAAACAGGGGTAGGGATTGCAGGCGAGCAGGCGGGCACAGGTAAAGTGCCGGATGGGCGGGGAGGTGGCGAACTTACCGCTGAGCCCATGCCCACCGAGGAAGTAGTCCCGCTGACCCAGAAGACCCATATCATTACGACCACGGAGCGAGGTCGGGCGCAGCAGACGGGTGATGAAGGCCTGGCGATCGACGATACACTCTTTAAGTTAGACGATAACTTACTCAAAGTCTTTACGCGCTGGACTCCCCTAGCGTTGGGTGCCATTCCTATGCTCACGCTGATGCTGGCCCTAAGCGACATAAAAAATAGTGGCATACATATCGCCATCCTGATCGCCTTATTTTTCCCCTACGTGCTCATTGCTTATTTCAGTCAACACTACGTCAGAAAAAGCCCAAATGCGGTCGTCAAGCCAATGGATGAGACGGAGGTTCAAAGCGACGATCGGGACATTCAGGGGCATAGTTTAACCGAGCTACTGCCCATCCACCTGAGCCTGATCGCTGTGGCCTTTCTGTTCTCGCTGACCTGGTTTATTCTGTCGACCTGGTGGGAAAGCAATATGCTGATCAGCCGTTCCATTGGGCCTGTAGCCATTGTCTTTCTGGGCTTAACGGTGCAAGTGTTCGTGGCCAGCGTGTTAATCTACCTGGATTACCTGTTTAATACGCCCCTGACGCTCATGATTATTATTCTAGCCGCTTTTTTGCATAATAATAATCACCAGATTCGAACCCTGGATCACCGGAATTACTACTCCAAGGATCGCTATGATAGCCTGAAAATAGCCGAGCATTTTAGACGCTGGCTTGACTATCGAATCGATACCACCACCGTTAAAGACTCTGTTGCCGGGCCAGATACCCTTTATCCGGTCTATCTGATTGCGGCGGAAGGGGGAGGGGTCCGGGCTGCGCACTGGACCGCATCGGTGCTGGCTAAACTGCAAGCCATGGATCCCCGATTTTTTCGGCATGTGTTTGCCATCAGTGGCGCATCTGGGGGCAGTGTCGGAGCCAGTATGTTTACCGCTCTTTACCGGGATAGTTTAGTTTTCTCCCAGGATCCCTACTATGCGACCCATCAAACTTCGTCGCTTCTAACGCAAACTCAATCCATTCTAAAGAATGACTTTCTATCTCCACTCGTGGCCGCCTTCTTTGCGCCTGACCTGGTGCAAAAATTTTTACCCCTATCGATCAATAGTTTTGACCGGGCGCAGTACCTGGAAGATTCGTTCAGTAGTGCCTACTACCAGAATGTAAACCCAGGCGGGGATGGCCCCATTCATTTTAACTCGCTCGACAGCGCCTTTACGGACTTATGGCGGATTAAAAATACGTATGAATTGCCGGCCTTGTTTCTCAACACAACGCGGGTAGAAACGGGCCAAAAGGGTATTCTGACGCACTTACAGATTGCCAACAATCCCTATTTTACCAACATTATTGACGTGCAGGATACAATTCACCAGCACATTCCCTATAACACGGCGGCTTTCATCAGTGCTCGCTTTCCCCTCGTTACGCCGCCGGCAACCGTTCGGCAGCCCAACGATCCGAGTGAGGACTGGTCGAGCTTTGTCGATGGCGGCTATATCGATAATTCCGCCCTGGAAACCACGATGGCCGTCCTGAGTAGCATCCTAAATGATGGCAACCCGGACGATAAGTCGTGTCCCCCACCCGATGCCGCGTATCGAAAGCTACTGTCTAAAGTAAAATTCCGGGTGATCTTTATTAAAAATTCGGCCCAGAGCGACGAGCGTAACGAGCCCCAAACCCTGAAAGGATTTTATGAGGTGACGGCTCCTGCCAAAGCGTTCTTCAATTCCTGGGATAACAACCTAAGTTCCAAATACTTTATTACCCGGGAGTACTTGAAGGGTAAATCATCCGTCAGTAACCAGGTTCAAGTCGACCCTCAACTGTACATCCTGGAGCTGGACCGAAAGAATGGAACCATTCCCCTAGGGTGGGCTTTATCGCCAGGTGCCAATGCCCGTATTAATGACCAGATTAAGAACCTAGATCAAATTATTGGTCGAAACCGACAAAACAAAGCGTTGCTCAAAGGCTTAGCGATTAAATTCCGAGCGAATTAG
- a CDS encoding P-loop NTPase, whose translation MPIVETALAFVGVYYADAIIGFTQDKLKGAAQKRLDKLQSVLSQRSIPINHDIQKAVRQSHLEAGLQAARWGRAQWKFEPGNQEEAYWEADAAYRLIIDYLDAELYRFNDDSYIPNSIAVSEVIHLNFSQSATEIHRNAAESIRQHVLDELLRELEAHLQSRKYARVLPKDFRRAVLEGWVDNGKNLTVFDVMCDYFHEYVKTNERLRTIIQIEWLADIKTDVNQLTNLVQDLNNDFIETYGKIPAYFEEFQKTILTEIKTLKNEQLTSRTQEGVWQQLTSADFRPIEIDYVKKYYEGHDPVWPLIKKFTFKRDRQDHIIDHLESESACIITSAGGEGKSTLLHQLGIYYFEKNVQVFYNFHPVGDVDTAIAEKASRQDTVLIIDHAEQVLNLPALLIKAAYNRRLKVILASRENEWFHYLNQEKNRPHKLDIIKYTGNQKFTLGELSPTEINALSNTLIKSKIGFGLSKADLVQLLNDKSNKFLLSKMLTISKGKNLEAILTDVVQKIYGWDKDHGIEALKALAIIIMIELRAPKKGDILYSSESFLKASLKEIPVENLDKVYPKIKGYLLEEAPIQSSSLKVVTRNPIISEFFYRILFDAEDSLLDETDIVLSIMHAALKEGTSFGPLRSFGQYLLINLPQNFVAFNPELARTLYRFAFQNNFISSKCIDWLKAEIKAGNIGDYHIENSAKWICKVAAQKTADQHIYLTWIALERGEGNIGDYHIENSVKWICKLAAEKTSTDQIYAAWIALERGAGNIGDYHIENSARWICKLAINKALSDQIYAAWIALEREAGNIGDYHIENSARWICKLAAEKTSDGQIYLAWIALERGAGNIGDYHIENSARWICKLAINKAPSDQIYAAWIALEREAGNIGDYHIENSARWISKVYNERYKSTNIVNQWILTEAGQRNYGDYETENSVRWICKEGFDKKIAKGGLSLKSLSIWTLVEYLADNIGDIDIQYSGQWLLFYFYEKGKEAEGYKDILKKYETFEHLETNVRQYARANDTIGDFTTWLKHVGI comes from the coding sequence ATGCCAATCGTAGAAACGGCCCTTGCATTTGTAGGCGTCTATTATGCGGATGCTATCATTGGTTTTACCCAGGATAAACTTAAGGGCGCTGCCCAAAAACGACTCGATAAACTTCAATCCGTACTGAGTCAGCGTAGTATTCCGATCAATCATGACATTCAAAAAGCAGTACGTCAGAGTCACCTTGAAGCCGGGTTGCAGGCGGCACGGTGGGGGAGAGCTCAGTGGAAATTCGAACCGGGTAATCAGGAAGAAGCTTATTGGGAAGCTGATGCAGCCTATCGGCTAATTATCGATTACCTGGATGCAGAATTGTATCGTTTCAACGACGATAGCTACATTCCAAATTCGATCGCAGTGAGCGAGGTAATTCATCTAAATTTTAGTCAATCAGCAACCGAAATTCATCGAAATGCCGCTGAATCCATTCGACAGCACGTACTGGATGAACTACTACGGGAGCTGGAGGCCCATTTGCAAAGTCGAAAATACGCGCGCGTTCTCCCGAAAGACTTTCGCCGAGCTGTGCTGGAAGGATGGGTAGATAATGGCAAAAATTTGACAGTTTTTGACGTAATGTGTGACTATTTTCATGAATATGTCAAAACCAATGAACGGCTGCGAACCATCATTCAAATAGAGTGGCTGGCGGATATAAAGACGGATGTTAACCAGCTGACCAATCTGGTGCAGGATCTTAATAATGATTTTATAGAAACCTATGGCAAAATTCCGGCCTATTTTGAAGAGTTTCAGAAAACGATCTTAACAGAAATAAAAACCCTGAAAAATGAGCAGTTAACTAGTCGTACTCAGGAAGGGGTTTGGCAACAACTGACGTCCGCAGATTTTCGACCTATTGAAATCGATTATGTTAAAAAATATTATGAAGGTCATGATCCAGTCTGGCCACTAATAAAAAAATTTACATTTAAACGTGATCGCCAGGACCATATAATTGACCATTTGGAAAGTGAAAGTGCCTGCATTATTACGAGTGCAGGAGGTGAAGGTAAATCGACATTACTCCATCAACTTGGCATTTATTATTTTGAGAAAAACGTTCAGGTTTTTTATAATTTCCACCCTGTCGGCGATGTCGACACTGCAATTGCCGAGAAAGCTAGTCGTCAGGACACCGTATTAATTATAGATCACGCCGAGCAGGTGCTGAACCTGCCTGCACTACTTATTAAGGCTGCCTATAACCGACGCCTTAAAGTGATTCTGGCATCCCGTGAGAATGAATGGTTTCACTATTTAAATCAGGAGAAAAACCGACCCCATAAACTGGATATAATCAAGTATACAGGTAATCAGAAGTTTACGCTTGGAGAACTATCACCAACTGAAATTAATGCCTTATCAAACACGCTTATTAAAAGCAAAATCGGCTTCGGCCTAAGTAAAGCAGACCTGGTACAACTTCTGAACGATAAGAGCAATAAGTTTTTGCTCTCAAAAATGCTGACCATTTCTAAGGGTAAAAATTTAGAGGCTATCTTAACAGATGTAGTGCAGAAGATTTATGGCTGGGACAAGGATCACGGAATTGAAGCTCTGAAAGCATTGGCAATAATCATTATGATTGAGTTACGAGCTCCCAAAAAAGGTGACATACTATACAGTTCAGAATCTTTTCTTAAGGCAAGCCTTAAAGAAATACCCGTCGAAAATTTAGATAAAGTTTACCCAAAAATTAAAGGGTATCTTTTGGAAGAGGCTCCTATCCAGAGTAGCAGTTTAAAAGTGGTAACCCGCAACCCAATTATATCTGAGTTTTTTTACAGAATTCTCTTCGACGCAGAAGATAGTCTGCTGGATGAGACTGACATCGTATTGTCAATCATGCATGCAGCACTAAAGGAAGGAACGAGTTTTGGGCCGCTAAGATCATTTGGGCAATATCTGCTGATTAACCTACCTCAAAACTTTGTAGCTTTTAACCCAGAATTAGCTAGAACACTTTACCGATTTGCTTTTCAAAACAATTTTATTTCCAGCAAATGCATTGATTGGCTGAAGGCAGAGATTAAAGCGGGCAATATTGGGGATTACCACATCGAAAACTCTGCCAAATGGATTTGTAAGGTCGCTGCTCAGAAAACGGCAGACCAACACATCTATTTAACGTGGATAGCCCTAGAACGAGGAGAAGGGAACATTGGGGATTACCATATCGAAAACTCCGTTAAATGGATTTGTAAACTCGCTGCTGAGAAAACTTCCACCGACCAAATCTATGCTGCCTGGATAGCCCTGGAGCGAGGAGCAGGGAACATTGGCGATTACCATATTGAAAACTCCGCCCGATGGATTTGTAAACTCGCTATTAATAAGGCTCTCAGCGACCAAATCTATGCTGCCTGGATAGCCCTAGAACGTGAAGCAGGGAACATTGGCGATTACCATATTGAAAACTCTGCCCGATGGATTTGTAAACTCGCTGCTGAGAAGACTTCCGATGGACAGATTTATCTAGCCTGGATAGCCCTGGAGCGAGGAGCAGGGAACATTGGCGATTACCATATTGAAAACTCCGCCCGATGGATTTGTAAACTCGCTATTAATAAGGCTCCCAGCGACCAAATCTATGCTGCCTGGATAGCCCTAGAACGTGAAGCAGGGAACATTGGCGATTACCATATTGAAAACTCCGCACGATGGATTAGCAAAGTCTATAATGAAAGGTATAAATCAACTAATATAGTGAATCAGTGGATATTAACAGAAGCAGGACAAAGAAATTATGGAGACTACGAAACGGAAAACTCTGTTCGGTGGATTTGTAAAGAAGGATTTGACAAAAAAATAGCCAAAGGTGGGCTAAGCCTTAAGTCACTATCGATTTGGACTCTTGTGGAATATCTGGCTGACAACATTGGTGATATAGATATCCAATACTCAGGCCAATGGCTGCTATTCTATTTTTACGAAAAGGGTAAAGAGGCAGAAGGTTATAAAGATATTTTAAAAAAATACGAGACTTTTGAGCATTTGGAAACTAATGTAAGGCAATATGCAAGAGCGAACGATACTATTGGTGATTTCACAACCTGGCTGAAGCACGTAGGCATCTAG
- a CDS encoding Y-family DNA polymerase, whose amino-acid sequence MYVSCERSFNPSLNGKPVIALGNNDHCVIARSQEAKNVGIKMGQPLFQIRELIEQHQVQICSSNFELYGDLSSRLMSLLTNFADHVEPYSIDEAFVQIDTSFEGIYPSYQGLGSAMRDTVAQWLRLPICVGFGLTKTLAKVANKCAKTRPELEGVCVINSLESANEALSDFKIKDLWGVGSRYAAMLKKNGIETALQLRDVGDIDWVRDRMTVNGVRMVYELRGYPCRLLEINAPPKKTICTAMSFGQLIPDLKNITDALTTYLARCCEKLRRQESLARHVTVFLHTNPNRKTPGNGLPAKQYSASRSIRLPHHTNHLPDFLRYAIPVVENLLQLGYNYQKVGIILNDIVPESFRQQGVFSDWPDEKALQIGKTIDRLNHRYGRDKVRLASQLYQPDWSQVQGSLSQAYTTDWKQILKAS is encoded by the coding sequence ATGTACGTAAGCTGTGAGCGCAGCTTCAATCCGTCCCTGAACGGAAAACCCGTCATTGCCCTGGGCAACAACGATCATTGCGTGATTGCCCGGAGCCAGGAGGCTAAGAATGTAGGAATCAAAATGGGCCAGCCCCTCTTTCAAATCCGGGAGCTCATTGAGCAGCACCAGGTGCAGATCTGCTCCTCAAATTTCGAGCTCTACGGCGATTTATCGTCGAGGTTGATGAGCCTCTTGACCAACTTTGCCGATCACGTCGAGCCCTACAGCATTGATGAGGCTTTTGTGCAGATTGATACCAGCTTCGAGGGTATTTACCCGTCTTATCAGGGGCTAGGCTCGGCTATGCGGGACACCGTCGCCCAGTGGCTACGACTGCCCATTTGCGTGGGTTTTGGCCTGACTAAAACGCTGGCCAAAGTGGCCAACAAATGTGCCAAAACCCGCCCTGAGCTGGAGGGTGTCTGCGTGATCAACTCGCTGGAGTCAGCTAATGAAGCGCTCTCGGATTTCAAAATAAAAGATCTCTGGGGCGTCGGAAGCCGCTACGCAGCCATGCTCAAAAAAAACGGCATCGAAACCGCCCTCCAGCTGCGCGACGTCGGCGATATCGACTGGGTTCGGGATCGCATGACGGTCAATGGTGTGCGGATGGTCTACGAGCTGCGGGGCTACCCCTGCCGGTTGCTGGAGATCAACGCTCCGCCCAAAAAGACGATCTGCACGGCCATGAGCTTTGGTCAGCTCATTCCGGATCTTAAGAACATCACCGATGCGCTAACCACCTACCTAGCCCGGTGCTGCGAAAAACTGCGTCGCCAGGAATCCCTGGCCCGGCACGTCACGGTATTTCTGCACACCAACCCCAACCGGAAAACGCCCGGCAACGGCCTGCCCGCCAAACAGTACTCGGCCTCCCGCTCGATCCGGCTCCCCCACCACACCAATCATTTGCCTGATTTTCTGCGCTACGCCATCCCGGTGGTGGAGAATTTGTTACAGTTGGGCTACAACTACCAGAAGGTGGGTATTATCCTTAACGACATCGTGCCCGAGAGTTTCCGCCAGCAGGGGGTGTTCTCCGATTGGCCCGACGAGAAAGCCCTGCAAATCGGCAAAACGATCGATCGGCTGAATCACCGCTACGGCCGCGATAAAGTGCGCCTGGCCTCCCAGCTCTACCAGCCCGACTGGTCGCAGGTGCAGGGCAGTCTCAGCCAGGCCTATACGACCGACTGGAAGCAGATCCTAAAAGCATCCTGA